One region of Aminobacterium colombiense DSM 12261 genomic DNA includes:
- a CDS encoding adenylosuccinate synthase: MKGRVEIIIGAQWGDEGKGRVVDALGNRVEVFARYQGGANAGHTVIVEDEKYVFHLLPSGMLYPCKLCVVGNGVVVDPEQLLKELHTLQEQGKDRARLMISGSAHVVMPYHKILDKADEQFRSKDKKIGTTGRGIGPCYVDKFNRCGIRIEDLFDPDILREKLSFNLELKNLLLTKVYNAEPVAFDDIYAQARAWGKALEPYVADVSLALREAMLEGKGILFEGAQGTLLDVDHGTYPFVTSSSPIAAGGCVGLGVGPSDVDRVIGVVKAYCTRVGEGPFPTEDLGDHGQTLRDRGGEYGATTGRPRRCGWLDMVALKYAVRVNGMSSIALTKLDVLTGFEKIKICTHYEVNGEKHENYLTNTSLLAKASPVYTTLDGWKEDISGCRDFEKLPEAARRYVEYIEKETGVPVQLIGVGPGRSQTILRGL, from the coding sequence GTGAAAGGACGAGTAGAGATTATTATAGGAGCCCAGTGGGGTGATGAGGGTAAAGGGCGTGTAGTTGACGCTCTGGGGAATCGGGTGGAGGTTTTCGCCCGTTACCAGGGAGGGGCCAACGCCGGGCACACGGTGATTGTCGAAGATGAAAAATACGTATTCCACCTTTTGCCGTCAGGGATGCTTTATCCTTGTAAATTATGTGTAGTGGGAAATGGAGTCGTGGTGGATCCGGAACAGCTCCTTAAGGAGCTCCACACCCTTCAGGAACAGGGAAAAGATAGGGCTCGTCTGATGATAAGCGGGTCGGCTCATGTAGTAATGCCTTACCACAAAATACTTGATAAAGCTGACGAGCAGTTCAGGAGCAAGGATAAAAAGATAGGGACAACGGGACGGGGCATTGGACCCTGTTATGTTGATAAATTCAATCGTTGCGGAATTCGCATTGAAGATCTTTTTGATCCCGATATATTGCGGGAAAAACTTTCCTTTAACCTTGAGCTGAAAAATCTTTTGCTGACGAAAGTCTATAATGCGGAGCCAGTAGCCTTTGATGACATATATGCCCAGGCCCGAGCCTGGGGCAAAGCCCTGGAACCCTATGTTGCCGATGTATCCTTGGCATTGAGGGAAGCGATGCTTGAAGGTAAAGGGATTTTATTCGAAGGAGCCCAGGGAACCCTCCTTGACGTTGATCACGGAACATATCCCTTCGTAACAAGTTCTTCCCCCATTGCTGCTGGAGGCTGTGTAGGATTAGGAGTAGGTCCGTCAGATGTTGACAGGGTTATCGGTGTCGTTAAGGCCTATTGTACAAGGGTGGGGGAAGGCCCCTTCCCTACAGAGGACCTTGGGGACCATGGCCAGACTTTACGGGATAGGGGCGGAGAATATGGTGCGACCACAGGTCGACCACGCCGTTGCGGATGGCTTGATATGGTAGCTCTTAAATACGCAGTGCGTGTAAATGGCATGAGTTCCATAGCTCTCACGAAACTTGATGTTTTGACAGGTTTTGAAAAAATCAAGATATGTACTCATTATGAGGTGAATGGGGAGAAGCATGAAAACTATCTGACGAATACTTCCCTGCTAGCAAAAGCTTCGCCAGTTTACACCACTTTGGACGGCTGGAAAGAGGATATCTCTGGATGCAGAGACTTCGAAAAGCTGCCCGAAGCGGCTCGACGATATGTAGAGTATATAGAAAAAGAAACAGGGGTTCCGGTACAGCTCATAGGCGTTGGGCCAGGGCGAAGCCAAACTATACTCAGAGGTCTTTAA
- a CDS encoding divergent polysaccharide deacetylase family protein, with protein sequence MVKKRWKKRGRSIDLLFILSSVFVLFLALFLLTSTKQEKKHDVRQVPIPISSEKKTEPLSADLWKDKKSVMESQSEPAFGSASSGDIVTHSNFDREKEINTEIKAEAEGENRDEGEPLPVIAIVIDDFGFSYSLAEKIAAIDLPVTWAIIPYQRFTHETARLAASKNIPYLVHMPMEALADKSQGASLIGVGMSAPALSKVVRDVFALLPGAVGMNNHRGSKATSDKKTMEALMETLRPLEKVFVDSRTSSCSVAYDMALCYGIPAVYNSVFLDHEKDIEFMRKQFQRAITIAKRRGWVLAICHNRPDTIPFLQELCDSNINVVKFVTVPELLEEEKGTMRRP encoded by the coding sequence ATGGTGAAAAAAAGATGGAAAAAAAGGGGGAGGTCCATTGACCTCCTCTTTATCCTGTCTAGCGTTTTTGTTTTATTTTTAGCTCTTTTTCTTTTAACATCGACTAAACAAGAGAAAAAGCATGATGTGCGGCAAGTGCCGATCCCTATATCATCAGAAAAGAAGACTGAGCCTCTGTCTGCTGATCTATGGAAAGACAAGAAGAGCGTGATGGAATCACAATCTGAGCCTGCATTTGGTTCTGCCTCTAGTGGTGATATTGTTACACACTCTAACTTTGACCGCGAAAAAGAGATTAATACAGAAATCAAGGCAGAGGCAGAAGGTGAGAATAGAGATGAGGGGGAGCCGCTTCCTGTAATTGCTATCGTAATTGATGACTTTGGTTTTTCCTATTCGCTGGCAGAAAAAATTGCGGCTATAGATCTCCCTGTTACGTGGGCCATTATTCCCTATCAACGATTCACTCATGAAACAGCCCGGCTTGCCGCGTCAAAAAATATTCCTTATTTAGTGCACATGCCTATGGAAGCATTGGCAGACAAGTCCCAGGGAGCCTCACTTATAGGAGTTGGTATGTCGGCTCCGGCGCTCTCTAAAGTGGTGCGGGACGTTTTTGCCCTTTTGCCAGGTGCAGTGGGGATGAACAATCACAGAGGCTCGAAAGCCACAAGTGATAAGAAAACAATGGAAGCCTTGATGGAAACCCTTAGGCCATTAGAAAAGGTTTTTGTTGACAGTCGCACCTCTTCGTGTTCTGTTGCCTATGATATGGCCCTTTGTTATGGGATTCCAGCAGTGTATAATTCAGTGTTTCTTGACCATGAAAAAGATATTGAATTTATGAGAAAACAATTTCAGAGGGCGATTACTATCGCGAAGAGAAGAGGATGGGTTTTGGCAATATGCCATAACAGACCTGATACAATCCCTTTTTTACAGGAACTTTGCGATTCTAATATAAACGTCGTAAAATTTGTAACGGTGCCTGAACTTCTCGAAGAAGAAAAGGGCACGATGAGGAGGCCTTGA
- a CDS encoding S41 family peptidase: MFKRLRGVAFGLILGVVLTGVLLGAHASDLEDLARFVPFKLENLWLIKQARAIIETYQIDSEEKKKEERDLVYGAMKGLVQAYGDPYTRFVSPEELKEEEIEMEGEYGGLGIYLGHRDGKTLVISPIEDTPADRAGLKPGDEIVKIGEDVIIGWESQQVVKRLRGAAGTSVIIWVRREGEEKLLRFDLMRENIKLVSVRSEMFEKDTGYIRLSQFKQKTGDEVRSAIVELEGKGAKGLILDLRNNGGGLLSAAVDVSDLFLDGSLVVGMEGRVERANDKLYARPGVLTELPLVVLINEGSASASEIVAGALMDHERAVVVGKKSFGKGSVQTLFNLSDGSGLYVTIARYHTPSNKVIDNIGLTPQIAVEGEYNPDRKKDVQLKRAIEELVKLEKGTSPFLKK; encoded by the coding sequence ATGTTCAAACGATTAAGAGGCGTTGCCTTCGGACTGATTTTAGGGGTAGTTCTTACAGGAGTTCTTTTGGGAGCCCATGCTTCAGACTTGGAGGATCTGGCCCGTTTCGTGCCTTTCAAACTTGAAAACCTCTGGCTTATAAAGCAGGCCCGGGCTATTATAGAAACTTACCAGATAGATAGCGAAGAAAAGAAAAAAGAAGAAAGGGACCTTGTCTACGGTGCAATGAAAGGCCTTGTTCAGGCCTACGGCGACCCTTATACCCGATTCGTAAGCCCCGAAGAACTGAAGGAAGAAGAGATTGAAATGGAGGGTGAATACGGGGGACTCGGCATTTATCTTGGTCATAGGGATGGAAAGACCTTGGTCATTAGCCCCATAGAAGATACGCCTGCTGACAGGGCCGGATTGAAGCCGGGAGACGAAATAGTCAAGATAGGCGAAGATGTTATTATTGGCTGGGAATCCCAGCAAGTGGTAAAACGTCTTCGTGGCGCGGCAGGTACCTCTGTGATTATCTGGGTGCGCCGCGAGGGCGAAGAAAAATTGCTTCGTTTTGATTTGATGAGAGAAAACATTAAGCTTGTTTCCGTCCGTTCGGAAATGTTTGAAAAAGACACAGGATATATAAGACTTTCACAGTTTAAGCAGAAAACAGGGGATGAAGTGCGATCCGCCATTGTTGAGCTTGAGGGAAAGGGCGCTAAGGGGCTGATCCTTGACCTTCGCAACAATGGTGGCGGCCTTCTAAGCGCTGCAGTGGATGTAAGCGATCTTTTCCTCGATGGGAGCCTGGTGGTGGGAATGGAAGGCCGTGTAGAACGGGCGAACGATAAGCTGTATGCCCGGCCGGGGGTATTGACAGAGCTCCCTCTGGTTGTGTTGATCAACGAAGGCAGTGCGAGCGCATCCGAAATAGTGGCAGGAGCCCTTATGGACCATGAGAGAGCAGTGGTCGTTGGAAAGAAGAGCTTTGGGAAAGGGTCTGTACAAACCCTCTTCAACCTGTCAGACGGTTCGGGGCTTTATGTTACCATAGCTCGATATCACACTCCTTCAAATAAGGTGATAGACAACATCGGCTTGACCCCTCAGATTGCTGTGGAGGGGGAATACAATCCGGATCGCAAAAAGGACGTGCAGTTGAAACGTGCTATAGAAGAGCTCGTGAAGCTTGAAAAAGGAACGTCTCCTTTTTTGAAGAAGTAA
- a CDS encoding murein hydrolase activator EnvC family protein, with product MKCFTKKLLFGILLAAFYIFCCLTPPIFALTTQELEQQIAEEERRMTIIERRAAYYEDLIKKAGEKERGILGQITQYDQKKQKTEQQIKVLELKQAKAQRRIKELNEDIKKTDARIEEIKGYLRERFVAIYKYGGMAEIDLLLTASTAHEAMSTSILLGKIAREDENMIDDLALSREKIEASKKELEEQKALFESQEKKLQGERKRYKAEIEKRNALLGKLRKEKALHEQAARELQQAQQEVGNTIRRLMRQKQELIAKERERNEKPTRVIAYVPVGGRLDWPLRGEVSETFGKRVHPVFKTTTMHTGIDIRAPRGTAVRAAGPGEVLYVGWLRGYGQIIIIDHGRDLSTVYAHLSSTGVDEGQGVSKGQVIGHVGSTGVSTGPHLHFEVRVNGDARDPMKYLQ from the coding sequence TTGAAGTGCTTCACAAAAAAACTTTTATTCGGTATCCTTCTAGCGGCTTTTTATATTTTTTGTTGTTTAACACCACCTATTTTCGCTCTTACCACTCAGGAGCTTGAACAGCAGATAGCAGAAGAAGAGCGGCGTATGACGATTATTGAACGGAGAGCTGCTTATTACGAAGACCTCATTAAAAAAGCAGGAGAAAAGGAGAGGGGCATCCTCGGCCAGATTACCCAATACGATCAGAAAAAGCAAAAGACAGAACAGCAGATCAAGGTTTTGGAATTAAAGCAGGCCAAGGCACAGCGAAGAATAAAGGAACTGAACGAAGACATAAAAAAAACAGATGCTCGAATAGAGGAAATAAAAGGATATTTGAGAGAGCGTTTTGTTGCCATCTACAAATACGGAGGAATGGCAGAAATAGATCTTCTTTTAACAGCATCAACGGCTCATGAAGCTATGTCTACTTCTATACTTCTTGGTAAAATAGCCAGAGAAGATGAAAATATGATCGATGACCTGGCCCTTAGCCGGGAGAAAATAGAGGCATCTAAAAAGGAACTTGAGGAACAGAAGGCCCTTTTTGAGTCTCAGGAGAAAAAACTGCAGGGCGAACGGAAGCGTTATAAGGCAGAGATAGAGAAAAGAAATGCCCTTTTGGGAAAGTTAAGGAAGGAAAAAGCTCTTCATGAGCAGGCGGCCCGGGAACTTCAGCAGGCCCAGCAGGAAGTAGGAAATACGATTCGCCGTCTTATGCGTCAGAAACAGGAGCTTATTGCCAAAGAACGCGAACGTAATGAGAAGCCTACAAGAGTTATTGCCTATGTCCCTGTCGGGGGACGGCTGGATTGGCCTCTTCGAGGAGAAGTCTCAGAAACCTTTGGCAAGAGGGTTCATCCTGTTTTTAAAACAACGACTATGCATACGGGGATCGATATCAGGGCACCAAGAGGAACAGCGGTAAGAGCAGCAGGTCCCGGAGAAGTTCTCTATGTTGGGTGGCTTCGAGGCTACGGACAGATCATTATTATAGATCATGGCAGGGATTTGAGCACTGTATATGCCCACCTATCCAGCACAGGTGTAGATGAAGGACAGGGAGTGTCAAAGGGGCAAGTGATCGGCCATGTTGGAAGTACCGGGGTGAGTACGGGGCCCCACCTCCATTTCGAAGTGCGTGTTAATGGCGACGCGCGGGATCCGATGAAATATTTGCAATAA
- a CDS encoding cell division protein FtsX, translating into MASFRYALRDTFRLVFRHWGLSILTLITAGAVIYLLGMSALFSLNVRSMVSKVESELVVQVYFKEGGQIQKTAEQIKTIPYVTYAKAVSPEEALERLRAKLGTKARAVTLLGENPLPWSVEVKVKRAGDVAPLVRKLTAMPEVDELVYAGKLAEKLSRISLMVSKISVVVLSLALIISALVVYNTIRISLYSRKEEIQVMVLVGATKTYISLPFVLQGMILGSLGALLAALAVAGSYSTAREAIWTTLPFVQLIAQPEFLLKFYLLLLGIGTTLGWVCSWFAVSRFVRVAEKPL; encoded by the coding sequence ATGGCGAGCTTTAGATACGCCCTTCGTGATACATTCAGGTTGGTTTTTCGACACTGGGGACTTAGCATTCTTACGCTCATTACCGCAGGGGCAGTGATTTATTTGCTAGGGATGTCCGCTCTTTTTTCTTTGAACGTCCGATCTATGGTATCCAAAGTTGAAAGTGAGCTGGTGGTTCAGGTCTATTTTAAAGAGGGCGGTCAGATTCAGAAAACGGCAGAACAAATTAAAACAATTCCCTATGTAACCTACGCCAAGGCCGTATCTCCCGAGGAAGCCCTTGAGCGTTTACGGGCCAAATTAGGCACCAAGGCCAGGGCAGTAACCCTTTTAGGAGAAAATCCATTGCCATGGAGCGTAGAAGTTAAAGTGAAACGGGCTGGGGATGTGGCTCCTCTTGTTCGAAAACTGACAGCTATGCCTGAAGTTGATGAACTTGTATATGCGGGAAAATTAGCAGAAAAGCTATCTCGCATTTCCCTCATGGTATCTAAAATATCCGTCGTTGTCTTGAGCCTTGCACTGATCATCAGCGCTCTTGTGGTTTATAACACCATCAGGATCTCTTTATATTCCCGTAAAGAAGAGATACAGGTAATGGTATTGGTGGGAGCGACTAAGACATATATTTCTCTCCCCTTTGTCTTGCAGGGCATGATCCTGGGATCTTTGGGAGCGTTACTGGCAGCTCTCGCTGTTGCTGGATCCTATTCGACTGCGAGAGAAGCCATATGGACGACTCTTCCCTTTGTCCAGCTAATTGCCCAGCCGGAATTTCTTTTAAAATTCTACCTGCTCCTTTTGGGAATAGGAACAACCCTAGGCTGGGTTTGCAGCTGGTTTGCAGTGAGTCGTTTTGTGCGTGTGGCAGAAAAACCTCTTTAA
- a CDS encoding cell division ATP-binding protein FtsE — protein sequence MDIRLAGVTKIFQPDIVALEDVYLSIMQGEFVYLVGTTGSGKTTLMRLITRELIQTRGQVTVGDQNLRKLRASQLPYYRRYLGVVFQDFKLLPHLTAWENVAFVLESMGMPRRMVQKRTNEVVDQVGLWRRRFLYPPQLSGGEQQRVAIARAMANSPAIFIADEPTGNLDIHTAEDVMRLLVALNAAGATVIMATHDQYLVDAYRQRVVELQEGRIVRDEEKGRYLIDGEL from the coding sequence ATGGATATACGTCTCGCAGGGGTCACTAAAATATTCCAACCGGACATTGTAGCTCTCGAAGATGTCTATCTTTCCATAATGCAGGGAGAATTTGTATACCTTGTGGGAACCACGGGATCTGGAAAAACGACTCTTATGAGGCTTATAACCAGAGAACTCATTCAAACTCGTGGTCAGGTGACCGTTGGTGACCAGAACTTGAGAAAGCTCAGGGCTTCACAGTTGCCCTACTATCGCCGGTATCTTGGCGTTGTCTTTCAGGATTTTAAACTTCTTCCCCATTTGACAGCCTGGGAGAATGTAGCTTTTGTTCTGGAATCCATGGGAATGCCTCGAAGAATGGTACAAAAACGCACCAACGAGGTAGTCGACCAGGTTGGATTGTGGCGACGCCGTTTTTTGTACCCCCCCCAGCTTTCGGGAGGAGAACAGCAGCGGGTGGCGATTGCCAGGGCAATGGCTAACTCTCCCGCTATTTTTATAGCGGACGAGCCTACAGGAAACCTCGACATCCATACGGCAGAGGATGTTATGAGGCTGCTTGTGGCGTTGAATGCCGCCGGAGCCACTGTCATAATGGCCACCCATGATCAATATCTTGTGGATGCCTACCGTCAGAGAGTTGTTGAACTTCAGGAAGGCCGCATTGTCCGAGATGAAGAGAAAGGGAGGTATCTTATAGATGGCGAGCTTTAG
- a CDS encoding transketolase family protein — protein MTETLNKSTRDAYGPALVELAALYDDLVVIDGDVGAPAFKDAARNLRSNRYFNMGIAEQNMILTSAGLSLANFRVFVSSLASFLVGRAYDEIRETIAIPGLPVKLIASYGGVTVGEDGATHQMLEDIALMRVLPGMGVLVPSDYNSAFALIKGAAELNRPVYIRLGRPELPLLYDNDDANFSLGGGRVLKEGTEVTICACGIMVHEALKAAKILAQQDLCAEVIDCYSVNPLPAQQILESIHRTGCCVVAEEHLLHGGLGDAIASLVCRSYPAPVKFVAVDNKFGQSGRAEELQEYYGLTSSQIVSAAVQVWTMRRR, from the coding sequence ATGACGGAAACATTGAACAAGAGCACGCGGGATGCCTATGGGCCAGCGCTTGTGGAACTTGCCGCTCTATATGATGATCTCGTTGTTATAGATGGAGATGTTGGTGCGCCGGCATTCAAAGACGCAGCTCGCAATCTTCGCTCCAACCGTTATTTCAATATGGGTATTGCCGAGCAGAATATGATACTTACTTCCGCAGGTCTGAGCCTCGCTAATTTTCGGGTATTTGTTTCATCATTAGCGTCATTTCTTGTTGGAAGGGCCTATGATGAAATTAGAGAGACTATTGCCATTCCCGGTCTTCCAGTGAAGCTCATAGCTTCTTATGGAGGAGTCACTGTGGGGGAGGACGGCGCTACCCACCAGATGCTTGAAGACATAGCTTTAATGCGAGTTTTGCCTGGTATGGGTGTTTTGGTTCCATCAGATTACAACTCGGCTTTTGCTCTTATTAAAGGGGCGGCAGAACTTAATAGACCGGTTTACATACGTCTTGGGCGTCCCGAATTGCCCCTTTTATACGATAATGACGACGCTAATTTTTCTTTGGGAGGCGGCCGAGTCTTAAAAGAGGGGACAGAAGTGACCATTTGTGCGTGTGGTATTATGGTTCACGAGGCATTGAAGGCAGCAAAAATATTGGCACAGCAGGATCTGTGTGCGGAAGTGATAGACTGTTATAGTGTCAACCCTCTTCCAGCCCAGCAGATATTGGAATCTATCCATCGAACAGGATGCTGTGTAGTAGCGGAAGAGCATTTGCTTCATGGCGGATTGGGCGATGCCATTGCCAGTCTTGTCTGTCGAAGTTACCCTGCTCCGGTTAAATTTGTGGCAGTTGATAACAAGTTTGGGCAAAGCGGAAGAGCCGAAGAATTGCAGGAGTATTATGGCCTCACTTCCAGCCAGATAGTTAGTGCGGCTGTACAGGTATGGACGATGCGCAGGAGGTAA
- a CDS encoding transketolase: MKKLPKEEQVLLEEAAALIRKDVVRMIGVARSGHMASSLSIVDIMAWLYWKVLKTNSENPNWEERDRLVLSKGHGCPALYSALANRGFFSRDELWNYRRLGAMLQGHPLAKRTPGIDASSGSLGMGLGVANGIALGLRLRGSQSRVFCLAGDGELQEGAIWESAMSAAHYQLDNLIMIIDRNEVQMEGIVEKILSIEPLNAKFQAFGWHVVCADGHDFSSLDYALSCGVPGKPLVIIAKTVIGKGVSFLEGQLLDRSVVITRDLVDKALGELDSGGMKL, from the coding sequence ATGAAAAAACTTCCTAAGGAAGAACAGGTTTTACTCGAAGAAGCCGCGGCTTTGATTCGGAAAGATGTGGTTCGGATGATCGGGGTTGCCCGTTCTGGCCACATGGCGTCATCCCTTTCTATCGTGGATATAATGGCCTGGCTGTATTGGAAGGTTCTGAAAACGAATTCTGAAAATCCGAACTGGGAGGAGCGGGACAGGCTTGTTTTAAGTAAAGGCCACGGTTGCCCCGCTTTATACTCTGCTCTTGCTAACCGCGGTTTTTTTAGCAGAGATGAACTATGGAATTATAGGCGGCTCGGCGCCATGTTGCAGGGACACCCCCTGGCGAAACGAACGCCAGGGATAGATGCGTCGAGTGGCTCCCTTGGCATGGGGTTAGGTGTGGCGAATGGCATCGCTCTCGGCCTCAGGCTGAGGGGTTCTCAAAGCAGGGTCTTCTGTCTGGCAGGGGATGGGGAATTGCAGGAGGGGGCCATTTGGGAATCCGCTATGTCTGCAGCCCATTATCAGCTTGATAATCTTATTATGATCATAGATCGCAATGAAGTTCAAATGGAAGGCATAGTGGAAAAAATTTTGTCTATCGAGCCTCTTAATGCTAAATTTCAGGCTTTTGGCTGGCATGTTGTTTGTGCCGACGGTCATGATTTTTCAAGTTTGGATTATGCCCTCTCCTGTGGCGTACCAGGCAAGCCTCTGGTCATTATTGCAAAAACGGTAATAGGAAAAGGGGTCTCCTTTCTGGAGGGACAGCTTCTTGACCGGTCGGTTGTTATAACCCGGGATCTTGTAGACAAGGCTCTTGGTGAGCTGGATTCAGGGGGGATGAAGCTATGA
- the csaB gene encoding polysaccharide pyruvyl transferase CsaB produces the protein MSRPFAAALAGYYGFNNLGDELLATSAIHYLEKNGVPRERIVVLSASPEETASSFGTHAVDRWSFLEVYRTLRRSEVLLFGGGGLFQDSTSLRSCVYYWGLLHMARIAGCPSAVLAQSIGPFRTGMGAWLARNALTLCKVRTVRDQRSLDVLHSWDLAGELVPDLVMGLSFSKQENAPLALLVNLRPWEGDLSVLTAKTVARYARQHALPVIGVGMAPEDVQLLRSFSASGLLPCKDIRLVRNWREIEEIWSLGGQAVGMRLHFCMISLLAGCPVVAVPYDPKVEAFAKNWGIPLLSNKDLPLVPWPVSGLERVAYVRQECGRSMEKTWKEMSFHEKTS, from the coding sequence TTGAGCCGTCCCTTCGCAGCAGCTCTTGCAGGGTACTATGGTTTCAACAATTTAGGAGACGAACTTTTAGCAACGTCAGCGATTCATTACCTTGAAAAGAATGGCGTTCCAAGGGAGAGAATAGTAGTGCTCTCTGCCTCCCCTGAGGAAACAGCGTCTTCCTTTGGAACTCATGCGGTGGATCGGTGGAGTTTTCTGGAGGTGTACCGTACCCTTCGACGTTCAGAAGTTCTTCTTTTTGGAGGGGGGGGGCTTTTTCAGGATTCCACAAGTCTCCGATCATGTGTATATTACTGGGGACTCCTTCATATGGCTAGGATAGCAGGGTGTCCTTCGGCAGTTCTGGCCCAATCTATCGGCCCTTTTCGTACCGGGATGGGGGCCTGGCTGGCCCGCAATGCCCTGACCCTCTGCAAGGTCAGAACAGTTCGGGATCAGAGATCGCTTGATGTACTTCACTCCTGGGACCTTGCCGGAGAGCTTGTTCCTGATCTTGTTATGGGGCTGTCCTTTTCTAAACAAGAAAATGCACCTTTGGCATTGCTTGTGAATCTTCGTCCTTGGGAAGGGGATTTATCAGTTCTGACCGCAAAGACTGTGGCACGGTATGCCCGGCAACACGCTCTTCCTGTAATAGGAGTAGGTATGGCGCCTGAGGATGTACAGCTGTTACGATCTTTTTCCGCTTCAGGACTATTGCCCTGTAAAGATATACGCCTTGTGCGAAATTGGAGGGAGATAGAGGAAATCTGGAGTCTGGGAGGACAGGCGGTGGGAATGCGCTTGCATTTTTGCATGATTTCCCTGTTAGCCGGATGTCCAGTTGTCGCAGTTCCTTACGATCCCAAAGTCGAAGCTTTTGCTAAAAATTGGGGGATTCCTCTTCTCAGTAATAAAGACCTGCCCCTTGTTCCATGGCCCGTATCAGGCCTTGAGCGGGTCGCTTACGTCAGGCAGGAATGTGGCCGATCAATGGAAAAAACTTGGAAGGAGATGAGCTTCCATGAAAAAACTTCCTAA